A window of Aurantibacillus circumpalustris genomic DNA:
TTTCAAGTTAATCCAATGAAATTGTTAAGCCTAAATTACCTGTGCAAGAATGCCAGTTTTTAGGTATATTTGCACATCTGGTAGTGTTCCTTTCGAATATTAATAAAAACAGGTGTAACAAATTTTTTTTAAAAAACATGAGTAAATCACAAGAAACATACAGTAAAAAAGAAAAAGAAAAAAAGAAACAATTAAAGCGCAAAGAGAAGGAAGAGAAAAGAGAAGAACGGAAAGCTAACTCCAAAAAAGGAAAAAGTTTTGAAGACATGATAGCATATGTAGATGAGAATGGTCAATTATCATCCACACCTCCTGATCCAAACAAAAGAAAAGTAATTAATCTAGAGGACATTCAGTTAGGAGCCCGTGTAGAGCAAGCTATTGAACCTGCTGACATATTAAGAAAGGGTAAAATAACTTTTTATAATAGCGAAAAGGGTTACGGTTTTATTAAGGATGAGCGTTCTCAAGACAGCGTGTTTTTTCACGTAAATGGTTTAAATGGCCCTGTTAAAGAAAATGACAAAGTTAATTTTGAGACAGAAATGGGTCAAAAAGGCATGGTAGCTATTAAAGTTACCGTGATCATATAATTCACTTTTTTTAATAAAATTAGGAACAATAGAGCTAAGTCTATTGTTTTTTTTTTTGCTTTTTATCGACTGTTATTCCAATATTTAGGACATCCACTTTTTTTTGTACCTTTAATCTAACACACTAAAACAAACCTCAATGAAAAATTTTGACTGGACTGGCTTTTCCCTCAAAATATTGGTGAAAGCAAAACTAAATACTGTTTACGATGCCTGGACTAAGTCAGGAGAAGCTGAAAAGTGGTTTCTTAAAAAAGCGAACTATCTTGATAAGGAACGAAAAGCATTGGAGAAAAATGTGGCAACTGAAAAGGGGAACTTATATGAATGGAGTTGGTATTTGCATGATGTTGTTGAGCGAGGAAGAGTGTTAGAAGCAAATGGACTAGATCATTTTCAGTTTACATTTGCCGGAGATTGCATTGTTGATGTGAAGCTTTCTGAAAAGGACGGAAACGTACTAGTAGAGTTGTCACAAAAAGATATCCCTACAGATGAAGATTCAAAAAAGGAAGTAAGGTTGGGATGTCACGACGGTTGGTCATTTTATTTGGTGAATTTAAAATCGATTTGTGAGGGTGGTTTAGATCTAAGAAATAAAAATGAAATGTATAAGCGAATGGTAAATAATTAAATTTTCAAGTAATTATATTTAACTGAGGGAAAATGAATAAGAATTTTTTTTATTCGTTAACATTTAAATGGCCCGGTAAAACTGAATAAATCATAAAAAATTATCGCGCCACGAGAAAAGTCAACTAGAATAAGGTCCGAAAAAAAAATACCATTAAAACCTCCTCTAGCTTTGCCTTTAGGTAAGAGAGTCTGAGCATAATTTTGAAGAATTATTTCTTGTTTCATGAAGTCAGTAAATTATGTTTTATCGATACCTTATCTAATTCTGTAATACTTCATCTATCTGCAAGTGCTGATAAATTGATTTATGTAATAGAAATAAAATCTCAGTGAATTTATAATTTTTGTATTTTGCACTTCGCAAAAAAACAGTTACACTTAAATAATCTTCCTATGCAAATTTTCCTTAAAACGGAACGCCTTATTTTAAGAGAAATTCTTCCAAGTGATGAAATGGAAATGTTTGAACTAGATTCTGATAAAGATGTTCACAAATACCTGGGAAATCAACCATTCACAAGAATTGACGACAGCAGAGAAATTATCAGTTTTATTCGAAAACAATATGAAGATGCTGGTATTGGACGTTGGGCGGTAATAAACAAAACAACAAATGAATTTATGGGTTGGGCTGGACTTAAACTCGTAAAAGATTTAACCAACTATCATATTAATTATTATGATTTAGGGTATCGTTTCATTAAACGGTACTGGGGAAATGGTTATGCAACTGAAGCAGCAAAAGCAATTATTTCTTATGGGTTTAGTCAAATGAAATTAAATGAAATTTACGCCATGGCAGACGTAAATAATTTAAAATCAATAAAAGTGCTTGAGAAATCTGGATTAATTTACGTAGAGGATTTCGATTTTCAGAAAGAGCCGCATGTTTGGTATAAAATTAGTAAGCCTTAAGCTAAATTAATTCGAAAAATAAAAAAGCGGAGTAATATTCCGCTTTTTTAATAATAGACTTAAATTCAACTATCATTACTACCAACCCAAGATCCAGGCAAAAATTAATGGTGCAACAATGGTCGCATCACTCTCCACAATAAATTTAGGAGTATTGATGTCTAACTTACCCCAGGTGATTTTTTCGTTTGGAACTGCTCCAGAATATGAGCCGTAAGAGGTCGTTGAATCTGAAATCTGACAAAAATAACTCCAAAAAGGAATATTAGTCATTTCCATATCTTGATAAAGCATTGGCACAACACAGAT
This region includes:
- a CDS encoding cold-shock protein, with the translated sequence MSKSQETYSKKEKEKKKQLKRKEKEEKREERKANSKKGKSFEDMIAYVDENGQLSSTPPDPNKRKVINLEDIQLGARVEQAIEPADILRKGKITFYNSEKGYGFIKDERSQDSVFFHVNGLNGPVKENDKVNFETEMGQKGMVAIKVTVII
- a CDS encoding GNAT family N-acetyltransferase; protein product: MQIFLKTERLILREILPSDEMEMFELDSDKDVHKYLGNQPFTRIDDSREIISFIRKQYEDAGIGRWAVINKTTNEFMGWAGLKLVKDLTNYHINYYDLGYRFIKRYWGNGYATEAAKAIISYGFSQMKLNEIYAMADVNNLKSIKVLEKSGLIYVEDFDFQKEPHVWYKISKP
- a CDS encoding SRPBCC family protein; protein product: MKNFDWTGFSLKILVKAKLNTVYDAWTKSGEAEKWFLKKANYLDKERKALEKNVATEKGNLYEWSWYLHDVVERGRVLEANGLDHFQFTFAGDCIVDVKLSEKDGNVLVELSQKDIPTDEDSKKEVRLGCHDGWSFYLVNLKSICEGGLDLRNKNEMYKRMVNN